The Deltaproteobacteria bacterium genome contains the following window.
TGGGCATCATTATTACCACCGGTAGTACTAGAAAAAGCCGAATCATGGCAAAGCACTTTAATTACAAGTGCTCGTAAAGCGCGTCACTTTAAACCTCAGGGACCATGGCGTTTAAACACTGGTGCACAATCAATAATAATTGCATCATCATTAGCAAATAAAGCTTATGCGACATTAAGTGAGAACTTAGCTTTAACCTGTGAGTTAGTCACAAGCGCCTACGGTGTAGACAGTAGTGAATTAACAGTAATTGTAGCTCCAGAAGAACCACTGTGGATGGGACTGTCTGATACTTTTAATGATGTATTTGGTCATGAACCAATAGTGCTTGATGCTGATCCTTGGTTGCGTTTGCGAGGCTTGAAAGCAAAGTAATTAACATGAAATTATTAATGGGTAACGAACTTTATACTGAAGTTATCCAAGATAAATTATTACATGCTCGCGAGTCAGTATGGATAGCTACAGCCAATGTAAAAGCAATGATGGTAAAAATGGAGAAGGGCAGTGATAGATTTGTCCCTATTGTTGAGGTGTTTACTAAGTTAGCTCAAAATAAAGTTGAGTTACGTTTGTTGCATGCTGAGTTACCTTCGCGCCCATTTCGAGCTGCTTTTGATAAACAACAAGGTTTGGTGCAAGGAGGACTACAGCTTAAAGTGTGCCCAAGGGTTCATTTTAAATGTGTAATTGTTGATGGCGGTTTTTTATATCTCGGCAGTGCTAACCTTACTGGTGCAGGTCTTGGCGCAAAAAGTGACAACCGACGAAATTTTGAAATCGGGACGACATCAGAGGATTTTACCGTCATCGATAACGTTTGCGCTATGTTTAATGAAATTTGGACCGGTAAAAAGTGTGCCGATTGCCAGCGGCGCAATGTTTGTCCAGATCCTATTGGTAAACCAGAAGCTTACACAAAACTAAGAACAAGAAAGCAAAAAAGACGTCGGCACAGCGTTGTGGCGATATGGAAAAGCTAGAACGAACGTCGTTTTTGGTAGACAGACAATCCTTCATGAAAAGCTAATGAAGCCATGGTGAATAACCATGGCCAAAAGCGTGCCATAAAAGCTTAAACTCTAAAGTTACATGTTAGCGTTGGTGAAGTATTATTTTGGAGGAGGTATTG
Protein-coding sequences here:
- a CDS encoding phospholipase, producing the protein MKLLMGNELYTEVIQDKLLHARESVWIATANVKAMMVKMEKGSDRFVPIVEVFTKLAQNKVELRLLHAELPSRPFRAAFDKQQGLVQGGLQLKVCPRVHFKCVIVDGGFLYLGSANLTGAGLGAKSDNRRNFEIGTTSEDFTVIDNVCAMFNEIWTGKKCADCQRRNVCPDPIGKPEAYTKLRTRKQKRRRHSVVAIWKS